DNA sequence from the Chryseobacterium turcicum genome:
ACCAATTGCTTTTGTTGACCAAAGAATGGTATATGCATCCCAATGGGCAAATGCCGGCTTATGAATGGAACTTAAGCGATGTCAATCCGCCTGTGCATGCTTGGTCATGCTTCAGAGTTTTTAAAATTGATGAAAAAACAAACGGAAAACCCGACCTTTTATTCCTTGAAAAAGTTTTTCAAAAGCTATTATTAAATTTCACTTGGTGGGTAAATCGAAAAGATAAAAACGGTAAAAATATTTTTGGCGGCGGGTTTTTAGGTTTAGATAATATCGGTGCTTTTGACCGAAATATGGAACTGAAAGATGGTGAACATCTTGAGCAAGCCGACGGAACAAGTTGGATGGCGATGTATGCACTCAACATGATGCGAATTTCTATGGAACTCGCTCAATATTATCAGGTTTATGAAGATATGGCCATTAAGTTTTTTGAGCACTACCTTTATATTGCTGAAGCCATGGAAAATATGGGAGAAGGCAAAGAGGGTCTCTGGAATGAGGAAGACGGCTTCTTTTACGACGTTTTACAGTTGGCAAACGGAGAAAGCGTTTCTCTAAGATTGAGAAGTATTGTAGGTTTAATTCCTTTATTTGCCGTTGAAATTATCGACCATCATTTGCTTAATAAAATGCCTAATTTCCGTGAAAGAATGGAATGGGTTTTAAAAAATAAGCCTGAACTGACGTCTTTAGTATCTCATTGGGATGAAGAAGGAAGTGGCAGAAAACATTTGATGAGTATTCTCCGCAAACAGAGACTTACAAAGGTTTTGACGAGAATGTTGGATGAAAAAGAATTTCTAAGTTCTTATGGAATTCGTGCGATGTCTAAAGTGTATGAAGAAAATCCTTTTGTTTTTACGGTTCACGGCAACAAAAATGTAGTTTATTATACGCCTGCAGAGAGCGACAGCAGAATGTTTGGAGGAAACAGTAATTGGCGCGGACCGATTTGGTTTCCTATCAATTTTCTGATTGTAGAAAGTTTACAGCGTTTCCATTTTTATTATGGAAATAGTCTAAAAGTGGAACTCCCTACAGGAAGTGGCGAAAAGAAAAATCTAGATGAAGTTGCCCAAAATATCAGCGGAAGACTCTGCTCTATTTTCCTGAAAGATGAAAGTGGACAACGGGCTTTTAACGGCGGGAATTATAAATTTAATTATGACCCACACTTCAAAGATTATATTACGTTTTTTGAATATTTCCACGGTGACAATGGTCGCGGTGTAGGGGCATCACACCAAACTGGATGGACGGCAACAGTGGCAAAACTAATGAAGCCAAGATTAGCCTAATCTATTGACCATACACGATTTAAATCCAGAGAAGATTCCCTCTGGGTTCTTTAATACAAAACAATAAATAATTACTATTTTAATGCTTTTTATTAAAATTCATCAATTTTAACAGAAAAAAACCAGCAAAACACTACTATTTAAGTATATTTACACCAATTACTAATAATCAACATATTTATTATGAAAAGAAAACTACAATCTGTTTTTTTGATGGCTTCACTTGCAATGTCCTTTAATCAAGTAAAAGCACAAGAATATCAAATAATACCTATACAAAGTGGATTTAATGCAGATGTGATTGCAAATGGTGTTGGAACGGCCTTAAGCTCTACCAACAACGACGTAGATGGTGTAAGTTATGCGTTTCTATCACGCGATTTTCAATTAACATCAACAAGTACAGCGCTAACGTACGGTTTACCCATCAATAGAATCATCAATACTGCTGTAGCTTCTACCAATGGATTAAGTTATCAACTGGCTCCCTACAACGGAAACAATTCTCTTCGCCTTACCAGCACCACAACTTCCGGAACACTTACTTTTGCAAATCCTACGCCCGCAATTAATTTATATATGCTTGCAACCGGAGGAAGTGGAGCAACAACTGTAGACGCTGTCGTTAATTTTTCAGATACTACAACCCAAACATTTACCGGAATAAGTATCTCTGATTGGTATGGTGGAAGTAATTACGCAATACAAGGAATAGGACGTATTAACCTCAACAACAATAATCTAGAATCAGGAAGTGGAACTAATCCCAGGTTATACCAACTTCCTTTAGCAATCAGCACAGCAAACCAATCAAAAAATATTACTAGTGTAACGATAACAAAAACGGGTACAGGAGGATTGCCAAATATTTTTGCTTTTTCGGCAGATGTATACAATTCTTGTCAATCGCCTACAAATATCACTTCTACAACCACCCCTACCAGCGCCACATTGAGTTGGGTACCTCCATCAAGTACTCCTTCGTCAGGATATGAATATTACTACTCTACTTCTTCAACGGCACCTACCGCTACGACAACACCTACAGGTTCTGTGGCAACAGGAGTAACCTCTGCTCTTTTAAACAGCTTAACAACGGGGCAAACATATTATTTCTGGGTAAGATCAAACTGTGGCTCTATAAAAGGATTCTGGAAAATGAAAGAATTTATTCCCGGACAAGTTTCTGCCACGTTTACTTCTAACGATATCAACACCGCATTTGCAAGTAACGAACCCACAGTATCGTCTACATCAAGTTGCTCAGGAACATTATCTTTAACGATTCCTAGTGGTTATAAAATTGCGTCCACAAAAGTTAATTATACAATGACTGCTCTGGCAGGTGCTTATATGTCTGAGCAAAAAAGCTTATTGATATGCACTACAAACAATACTACAGAATCTACAATATCATCTGCTTCAGGGTCTTCGGGAGGAACTTTCACCTACGAAAGAACAGGTCTAAATTTAGCCAATGATCTTGTAGGAACAGTAGATTTCCAATTGCACGCATGGAGAACTTGGGGTGATGAAAATTTAGGATGTAATGCCTCTTATAATAAAGTTAATAATGGTACTTGGACTGTAACAGTTACTTTAGCACCTCTTAATCTATCAACAAGTGAAATAAAGGCAGAAAAGAAGAATCTAATCTCACCAAATCCTTTCAGCCAAGCTATAAACATTAAAAACTATGAAAAGGTAAAACAGATTGTTATAACAGACGTTTCTGGAAGAAATATAAAATCTATAAACAATCCATCATCTTCAATTCATTTAGGTGATTTAAGATCTGGACTTTATATTTTAAATATGACAATGACAGATGGGACAGTTGAAAATGTAAAAGTCATTAAAAAATAATATTTAACATTCATTAAAAAAGGCTGTACATTTTATAATGTACAGCCTTTTGTTATTAAAATAGTATTTAAACTTTCTCTCCGTTTACAAAAACTTCGTAAGCAATTTCTACATTGGGCTCTAAGGTTTTTGATACAGAACAGTATTTTTCGAAAGATAATTCTGATGCTTTCAATGCTTTTTTAGGGTCGATATTTCCTTCCAACAAAAACTTTACAGTAATTGATTTGAATGGTTTTGCATCATCCACAACAATTCTTTCCCCTTCTACTTCAGCTTTGAAATCTGTAATTTCCTGTCTCTGTTTTTTCAGAATAGAAACTACATCAATTCCACTGCATCCTGCGACTGCCATCAAAACGCTTTCCATTGGTGACACCCCTTTTGCGCCTGGTTGAGATGTATTATCTAATAAAATTGAATTTCCCTGAGCATTGGTACATTCAAATAAAAAATCGTCGTTGAGTCTATTAAGTGTTATTTTCATTGTTGCTTATTTCTTATTACAAAGTTATAAAAAGCTTCTATTCTAGCTAATAAAATTATATTTACTTATCAAATTATAAACTATTGAGCTTCTTTAAAGTGACCTTATTTTTTCTAATGAAAACTTGATAATCACCATTTTTCCTCCTTTCCCAGTTATAAATTATTATGTTTTCAGGATTAATACCGTTTCTAAAAGAAAGTTCTTTATTTTCCCAATTGTTAAAAAACACAGGCTCTCTTAATATAAAATTATTGTTATTTTCTATTTCATTATAGATATCAAAATCTACACAAATAACCCCTTTATCTATTTTATTATTATCGAGTTCAACCTTAATCGTTTTAAAAATATTATTATTAAAATCATTTGCATAAATCCACGAATTTTTAACGCCTAAATTGCTTATCATTAAAACTAAACTGGAAATAGAAAATACAAGAGCTATCCCATTTTTTTTGACTTTAGTTTGCCCTAAGAAATACAGAAGAAAGCATATGGCTGATGTCGTTAAAAACAATCGTACAGCGCCTAAATTGCGATTCTCAAACCCGAATAAAGTCGGCATATAAGTTGAAAAAACAAAAATTCCAAAACTAAAGATAAAACCACAAAATGTTACCATTGCAACTTTTTTTAGTTTTTTTGAATTGAGATGGAAATCAAAGGATTTTAATAAATTAAAAACACCATAAGAGATGAGTAAAGCTATAGCCCACTCAAAAACATTTATCTTCCCAATATTGATAAAACTTCTATAAATTGCAACAAAGTAATCTCTAAAAATCATTTTTCCTGACCAGATTATAATTTTGAAGTTTCTTTGCATATCAAAAATACTAGAGACCGAATCTCTTTGATATGAATTTGTAAAAAAGTAAACCTGTGCAAATTTTCGATAAAAAAAGAGTAATCCTAAAGTCAATAAAGCATATATTATTTTCTTTTTATTTTCTTTAATCAATAAAATATTGATTAAAATTCCCATAAAAAATATCTCATACGATAATATGGAAAGTATAAATAATAGTGAGCTGAGAACTAAATTTTTCTTAACTACGATAAAATAAATACTCAATACATAAAAAATTGTAGCCACATTAGAATTCAACATGATGGGTGAAAACTGTATCGACGTTCCAATAATTGAGACTGCATAAAACAGAATGATTAAACAAGCAACCTCTTTGGATAAAATTTTGCTTAAGACAAAATAAATAGTGAATATAGACAAAGGAAAAAAAAGCAGCCCTAAGAAATATATCTGATTATTATTTTTTGAAAAAAAAGCAATGGTACCCGTTATAAAACCAGATACAGGCCTTGCAGACATTGTAGAAGAATCGATATACGAAATAATGTATTCAAAATAATTCTGGTGTATGTCTTTGGATGAATATAAAATACTTAAATCGTCTGCCAATATAACATTTGAGCTATAGATTGCGTACAATGTATAAAATACATAAAAAAAGAGCATAAAAAACAAGAGTATAAAACTCTTTTCATAATTAACTTTATTCATTCTTCAATTTTTGTGTTTAAACTATATTGGCTACAAAATCCCTCGTGCTTTTATCTCAAGATATTTATTAATTACATCAACATTTAGATTTTCGGGAAGAGTGTAAACTGAATAAATACCGTATTTTCTTAATTCTTGAATAATGAGCTTTTTTTCAAACTCAAATTTTTCGGCGATAATTTCATCATAAATCCCCTGCGTAGTTTCCGGATTGGAATGGATGAGTTTTTGAATTTCAGTATTTTTAAAGAAAACTACCACCAGCAAATGGTTTTTGGCAATTCCTCGAAGATATTTCATCTGTCTGTTTAGTCCATCCAAAGTTTCAAAATTGGTAAAAAGCAAAACCAAGCTTCTCTGATTAATCGAATATTTTACATCTTGATACAACCTGTTGAAATCACTTTCAAAGAAATCAGTTTTAATATTGTACAAAGATTCTGAAATTTTTCTTAGTTGCCCAGATTTATTTTCGGCAGGAATTTTATTTTCGGCTTTCTTTGAAAAAGTCATCATTCCGGCACGGTCTCCTTTTTTCAGAATAATATGAGAAAGCGCCATCGTGGCATTGATAGAATAATCGAGAAGACTTAAACCGTTGAAAGGCATTTTCATCGTTCTTCCCTTATCAATTAGCATAAAAATACGCTGTGATTTTTCGTCCTGAAACTGATTCACCATCAAACGATTGGTCTTTGAGGTTGCTTTCCAATTGATTGTTCTTACATCATCACCGGGAACATATTCTTTAATCTGCTCAAATTCCATCGTGTGCCCAAGTTTCCTGATTTTTTTGATTCCGCCTAATAAAAATTCGTTCTGAAGCGCCATCAACTCATATTTTCTTAAATGAATAAATGACGGATATGAAGCTAAAGAAATATCTTTTTGAAATATAAATCTTTTAGACACGAAACCAATTGGCGATGAAGCATAAATATTTAAGGCTCCAAAATTATACTCTCCTCGTTCTTTTGGTTCTAAAAAATATTGAAATAATGTATTTTTTCCGGACTCAATTTGCTTTCTGATTAAAAAATCTCTCTTTTGAAACTGAAACGGAATTTCATCAATAACCTTTACATTGATTTTAAAACTGTAATTATTTTTAATATCAACTTTCACCGCATTTTCATCACCATTTGATAATTTTTCAGGTAAAATTCGCTGTGCTAAAACAGTATCTTTCTGTCTGAAAACAAGTAAATAATCAATAAAAGTTGTAAGGAAAATCAATAATAAAAATATATGACCCAAAATCATAAAAAATGGAAAGAAAAATCCCAAAATATAAAGCATTCCTACACCGATGAGTGCGAAAAAAAAACGGGTATTGATGTATAGGTTTTTCAAGGTTTTAGGTTTTTTATTTCTCTAATTTGTTAAGCCTTTAGTATTTAAAATTAATCTAAGTTTTTGTAATTCCGGTAGGAATCTCAATAAATTTTGTAGAGATGCTTTCAGCATGACAAACATTATGTTTATTGATATTCTGAAATTATCATTCCTTGGAACCTACCTGGGAATCTCTATTCCTTCCAAAATCTGACGAATAATTTCATCAGCAGTTAAACCTTCCATTTCTCTTTCAGGCGAAACGATTACTCGGTGTCTTAAAACTGCATAACTTGCTTCTTTAATGTCTTCCGGTGTTACAAAATCTCTGCCTCGCAATGCTGCAAAAGCTTTTGAGGCTGTTAATAATGCCAGACTTGCTCTTGGCGAAGCTCCTAAATATAAAAACTGATTTTCTCTCGTATTAATGATAATTTTAGCAATGTATTCAATCAGTTGAGATTCAACAATGATTTCTTTCACTAACTTCTGGTAATTATTGAGCTGTTGCGCTGTAATTACTTTATTAACGGCTTCAGTTTTATCTTCGAGTCTGTTATCGTGTTGATTTTTGATAATCGCAATTTCCTGTTCAAGATTGGGATATCCTACATTAATTTTGAATAAAAAACGGTCAAGCTGAGCTTCCGGAAGTCTGTAAGTTCCTTCATGTTCGATAGGGTTTTGAGTCGCAATGACAAGAAAAGGCTCATCCATTTCATAGCGTTTTCCGTCTATGGTAATTTGCTTCTCTTCCATTACTTCAAACAAAGCCGCCTGAGTTTTTGCAGGAGAACGGTTAATTTCATCAATCAGAATAAAGCTTGAGAAAATAGGTCCTTTTTTAAACTCAAATTCAGAATTTTTCATGCTGAAAATCGAGGTTCCCAAAATATCTGAAGGCATCAAATCTGGTGTAAACTGTATTCTGCTGAAATCTACATCAATTGTTTTTGCCAATAATTTTGCGGTAATTGTTTTTGCAACACCGGGAACTCCCTCAATCAAAACATGTCCGTTAGAAAGCAAAGCCGCCAAAAGGTGCTCAACCATATTTTCTTGACCTACTATTACTTTGGCGATTTCTGTTTTTACTTTATTTAAACTCTCACGAAGCTCTATCATATCGATTCTCGATTGAAATTCTTCCTGAGTTTTTTGTTCTTTATTTAAATTAATAGAATTTTGATTTTCTAAATTTTGTTCTTCGTTATTTTCCATTTCTTTTGTTTCTATTTTGAAAATAGTTTCGCTCCTACGGAGCTTATACTTTGTGTGGTTGATGTTTTTCTACAAAGGTCAGACTCCTACGGAGTCTTTTTATTCACCTAATTTTCTATTTTACCGTTTCAGTCTATATAGGTAACGAACTCCGTAGGAGTTCAACCTTTGTAGCAAATATTACAATAAGATTATGGAAGCTCCGGAGGAGCGACACCTTTAATCATCATAAAATTCAAAAACGTATTCATCTTTATAATCAATTTCAAATTTTGTTAAAAACTCGATATATTCTTCTTTAAAAGACTGTTTCTCGTGATGCTTTTTCTGATTCAAAATATATTTCACAACAGAATCAACCTGACTTTTGGAATAGGAAAATGCACCATACCCTTCCTGCCAATGAAATTTTCCTATAAACCAATTTTCTTCATTAATAAGTTTTGAAGAATTAGATTTAATATCTCTCACAAGATTAGGTATCAAAACATTCAGATTATTATATCCAACTAAAATATGAATATGATCAGGATTTGCATAAATAGCTAATAGCTTTTGATGATTATTCTGAATAATTCCTGTAATATATTTTTCTAAATGTTCCCGAAACTCTTCACGAATCTGCCTTTCTCTACCCTTTACGGCAAAAATTAGCTGAATAAAAATTTGAGAATAGGTATTCGCCATTATTGAAAATTTTAATATTATAGATTGTTTTTAAGGTTTCACTCCTACGGAGCTCTTTTCATATCTCTCAATTTTTTCTACAAAGGTTAGACTCCTACGGAGCCTTTTCCTATTCTAAATATTTTTATACATTTAATTTTATCTAAAAGCGACCAACTCCAGAGGAGTTTAACCTTTGTAGAAAATGTTACCCAACATGAGCGAAGCTCCGTAGGAGCGACACCTTTACCCATCATAAAATTCAAAAAAGCAGCCATTTTTATAAATTTAATATCCCATTTTTTTCCAGATTTCTATTCTACGGAAAATTCTCTATCAACAAATCATTTCAAAATATCATCTAAAAGACTGTTTATTCTTGCTAAATCTTCTTTGACAACACTTGCGTAAGGGTCTTGTGCTTTTTTAATCAAAACGATTGCTTCATTAATCATTTCTTCAGATTTTCCCGTTTTTAGCTTAAGTTTTTTCGCAAACTCTTCATCCAGATGTTGTGTATCAATTAAAAAATCTAGTCTTACTTTATTTAAAAAATATTGCGCTTTTTTAGCCATCATATCGTGAAAATCTCCTTCTTGCAAATAAAGATTCCCTATACTTTTCACAAAATCAGCGGAAGTATTTTTCAATGGCTCAATGATGGGAACGATTCGCTGTTTTCTTTTTACATTAAAGAAAATAAATAAAATCAATCCTCCTAAAAACACCCACCAAGCGTATTTCAAAGACTGATTAGAAAGTATAAAACGCAATAACGAACTAGATTCTTTGGTATTACTTTCTACAAACCACAAAGTTTCTCTGTCACTTAAATATGAAAAAACACTTTGGGCATATCGTACATTTCCTGATTGTAAAAGATAATAATTCGTTAAAAAAAGTGGCTCACAATGCACATAAACGTTTCCCTTTCCGAATGGTGCTTTGATGAAATTTGCCTGGTCTTTATTATTTTCTTCAACTGTTTTTCCTAAAACCTGAACATTGAGTCTGATATAAGAAAAACCTCTTCCCGATGGAAATTTATCTAATCTAATAAAATCATTCTGATATTTTTTGTCGGTCAGTTTCAAAACATTTTGGTCTTCATAAGAAATTTTTGAACCATAAAATCCAATTGTATCTGAAATATTTTTTGGAATTCGGTTGGCAATAATCATTGCATCAGAACCTTTAGAAACCTCATCCAAAATCTTAGCCCATGATTCCTGGTCCATTTCGCTTTCTATGATAAGAATATTGTGTGGCTTTTTGTCTTTTTCTGCATAATAATTGTAGGGAGCAACTTCAATTTTCGTCAGATTATTT
Encoded proteins:
- a CDS encoding T9SS type A sorting domain-containing protein; amino-acid sequence: MKRKLQSVFLMASLAMSFNQVKAQEYQIIPIQSGFNADVIANGVGTALSSTNNDVDGVSYAFLSRDFQLTSTSTALTYGLPINRIINTAVASTNGLSYQLAPYNGNNSLRLTSTTTSGTLTFANPTPAINLYMLATGGSGATTVDAVVNFSDTTTQTFTGISISDWYGGSNYAIQGIGRINLNNNNLESGSGTNPRLYQLPLAISTANQSKNITSVTITKTGTGGLPNIFAFSADVYNSCQSPTNITSTTTPTSATLSWVPPSSTPSSGYEYYYSTSSTAPTATTTPTGSVATGVTSALLNSLTTGQTYYFWVRSNCGSIKGFWKMKEFIPGQVSATFTSNDINTAFASNEPTVSSTSSCSGTLSLTIPSGYKIASTKVNYTMTALAGAYMSEQKSLLICTTNNTTESTISSASGSSGGTFTYERTGLNLANDLVGTVDFQLHAWRTWGDENLGCNASYNKVNNGTWTVTVTLAPLNLSTSEIKAEKKNLISPNPFSQAINIKNYEKVKQIVITDVSGRNIKSINNPSSSIHLGDLRSGLYILNMTMTDGTVENVKVIKK
- a CDS encoding OsmC family protein yields the protein MKITLNRLNDDFLFECTNAQGNSILLDNTSQPGAKGVSPMESVLMAVAGCSGIDVVSILKKQRQEITDFKAEVEGERIVVDDAKPFKSITVKFLLEGNIDPKKALKASELSFEKYCSVSKTLEPNVEIAYEVFVNGEKV
- a CDS encoding DUF58 domain-containing protein, encoding MKNLYINTRFFFALIGVGMLYILGFFFPFFMILGHIFLLLIFLTTFIDYLLVFRQKDTVLAQRILPEKLSNGDENAVKVDIKNNYSFKINVKVIDEIPFQFQKRDFLIRKQIESGKNTLFQYFLEPKERGEYNFGALNIYASSPIGFVSKRFIFQKDISLASYPSFIHLRKYELMALQNEFLLGGIKKIRKLGHTMEFEQIKEYVPGDDVRTINWKATSKTNRLMVNQFQDEKSQRIFMLIDKGRTMKMPFNGLSLLDYSINATMALSHIILKKGDRAGMMTFSKKAENKIPAENKSGQLRKISESLYNIKTDFFESDFNRLYQDVKYSINQRSLVLLFTNFETLDGLNRQMKYLRGIAKNHLLVVVFFKNTEIQKLIHSNPETTQGIYDEIIAEKFEFEKKLIIQELRKYGIYSVYTLPENLNVDVINKYLEIKARGIL
- a CDS encoding AAA family ATPase encodes the protein MENNEEQNLENQNSINLNKEQKTQEEFQSRIDMIELRESLNKVKTEIAKVIVGQENMVEHLLAALLSNGHVLIEGVPGVAKTITAKLLAKTIDVDFSRIQFTPDLMPSDILGTSIFSMKNSEFEFKKGPIFSSFILIDEINRSPAKTQAALFEVMEEKQITIDGKRYEMDEPFLVIATQNPIEHEGTYRLPEAQLDRFLFKINVGYPNLEQEIAIIKNQHDNRLEDKTEAVNKVITAQQLNNYQKLVKEIIVESQLIEYIAKIIINTRENQFLYLGASPRASLALLTASKAFAALRGRDFVTPEDIKEASYAVLRHRVIVSPEREMEGLTADEIIRQILEGIEIPR
- the tnpA gene encoding IS200/IS605 family transposase translates to MANTYSQIFIQLIFAVKGRERQIREEFREHLEKYITGIIQNNHQKLLAIYANPDHIHILVGYNNLNVLIPNLVRDIKSNSSKLINEENWFIGKFHWQEGYGAFSYSKSQVDSVVKYILNQKKHHEKQSFKEEYIEFLTKFEIDYKDEYVFEFYDD
- a CDS encoding DUF4350 domain-containing protein; translation: MNKTFKIYALIFIIIMVIIALFEVNKKEVVDWRKNFDVNQKSPFGLFVFNKEIKDLFKNNLTKIEVAPYNYYAEKDKKPHNILIIESEMDQESWAKILDEVSKGSDAMIIANRIPKNISDTIGFYGSKISYEDQNVLKLTDKKYQNDFIRLDKFPSGRGFSYIRLNVQVLGKTVEENNKDQANFIKAPFGKGNVYVHCEPLFLTNYYLLQSGNVRYAQSVFSYLSDRETLWFVESNTKESSSLLRFILSNQSLKYAWWVFLGGLILFIFFNVKRKQRIVPIIEPLKNTSADFVKSIGNLYLQEGDFHDMMAKKAQYFLNKVRLDFLIDTQHLDEEFAKKLKLKTGKSEEMINEAIVLIKKAQDPYASVVKEDLARINSLLDDILK